Genomic window (Oncorhynchus masou masou isolate Uvic2021 chromosome 26, UVic_Omas_1.1, whole genome shotgun sequence):
ACTAAGTATCCACAGCAACCTGTTGTGACACGAATGCATACTTTCCTCACTGACTGCAATACACTGTTGAGTCGGTGGTGTTGCAAGTGTTTCCTTGTATTTCCGAGCAATATTAGGGCATCATCTATATACCACTTAGCTATACAATCCTGAATTACATATAGCATATGTAGGGAGATCTTGGCCCATCTAAATTTACAATGCTGACATAACATCTTGCATCTGGGTGCAAAAAACAAAACCATTATGCATACAGATGGGGAATATCATTGACGTTTCTTGTAAACTCAAATCTCATCTCACTTTTGGCACACATTGTGGTTTTGAGCAGATGAAACACTGGAAAAGTACCACAGAGAGGAAATGTGGACAATAACAGTgtgtgaatggggggggggggggtcttttttTGTGGAAAGCACCAGCCAGGACAGGTTTCGACTGGCTCCTCATCCAGCTCTAAGGCTGCAAAAACAGTCATAACAATTTGTCATTCCTTAGAAGGGTGAGAAGCAGGTTAGTTGGATATGATATGCGGCCTTTGATCAGGAGCAGACAACAGTTGATTTGATGATTTAGGATCAGGTTCATACTAAAACATACACATTTCACTAGTTCAGCCACAAGACATGGTCGTCAATCTTTTCAATTGCCTAACCCTAAAATAATAACACATTTGATCCATTTCATCTCAAACAAAACAGTACGTTTCATTCTGCCGATTCATCCAACTAACAGCTGAGATTTATTCTATGTGGTTAGGGTGCCACTCTGAGTTCAATTTTGAAAACTACAACAGTTTTTGAATTGCATTGACTGCCCCCAAGAGGATGTTTTAGGCACTGCTAATCCAGAAAGATCCATAATCTGACCTATGCACCATCATTTCTGTTCTCAAAAACTTTATTTGAATTACGTTAAAATCCTGCATGAATATAAAAACAAGGCAAAAACAAGAACCAGAGTACTTGGGGGTTGAACCTTTATTTTGTCGGCTGTCCATCCATAATCCACAGGTATAAAAGTCTGTAAAGAGTGCAGTATGCATGTCAAGTGTTCAATAACTGCCATGTAGTTATTTAAAAGTAGTGGCCTCAGGATATTTTGATGCTGTGAGCTATAGTGGTGTAGTCTCACAGGTCACAACCACCTAATACATTTACTCCAAATGGTCTTCCTGGTTTGTTCCAATTGGTTCTTTTCCTGAGGTCAAAGGTCCACATGCTCTTCTGGACGTTTCACTGTGTCAGCCACCTCCTCATTCTCCTCTGAAGGTAAAAAAGACAAAACCACAAGCACTTGAAAATAACTGACCAGCGCTGGAAGTCCCACACCCCTCAACTCATATACTGTACAAGGCAACACAATATCCTTTCCTTGTGGTGTTTATTTTGTCTTTATGTATAGCGTACGCTGCAAAAGGAATGACCTCATTGTGGACATAGAATTTGAGAAAAACATCAAACACATACTTGCTTGATCATGCACTGATGTCAAATACAGTGTCAACCAAGAGAACCAAGAGTCATCTGATACAACTGCACCTGCAGTATTTCAGAGAGTATACTGTTACTGTAGTAGTAACTACAGTGTACTTAAACCTGATTTGGATTTAATTCATGGTTGTGGTCAACATGACTTATTATGCAGAATGCAGTTAGATGAAACAATAACACAAGATAACTAACGACACTCAATTAAAGTGTGTTGTCATGTAAAAAAAGCATTTTAAAATCATAAATCAACTGGTCAAGACCGTTATTATTGATTACCTGGCTCAGGCATTGTGACGCAGACTCCTTCCTTTTCCTCGTACCCACTGGCACAGATACAGATGTAGCTTCCTTTGTTGTTCACACACTCCTGGTTTGCCGCAGTACACACAGTGTCAGGCTGCTCACACTCGTTCACATCTAAACAGATCAACCATCAAATTGGGTTTCAGCACTGTCTAATGACTTTCTGacaattattttaaaaatgttaCATTTATTAAAAGCATTAAATTCCCTCAGTGTACTAATTTCATGACTCTATAACCAAGAACATATTCAAAATAGCTCCTGAAGTTTGATAATTGTTTGTTCGGCAATGGGAAAATATGGtcatttttttcaatttccagAAAAATTTGTTTTGGGGATGAGGTTCAGACAGaggttttataaagcccttttacatcagcagttggaAAAGTATTTGTATAGTAAACATTTGTACAGCAATTTGTACAGCaacatcctcagtgaatttcataaaaaagTGAAACATTAAAACAAGTTATCCTTTTTACataaaactatacaaaatataatcacgtcaccaaataattgattaaaacagaCTGTTTTgaaatgaaggtctacagtagccccaacagcactctgtagggtagcacagtggtgtttccgtcctcctctgagtACACAGACTTCAAGACAAAACTtaagaggctcatggttctcaaccCATTCCaaagacttacacagtaattaaggcaacttccagaggacgtcctccaacctatctgagctcttgcagcatgaactgacatgtccatccaatcaaaggatcagagaatgaatctagtactgaaagcatactctacagctagctagcactgcagtgcataaaaagTGGTGAGCAGGTGACTCAAAAATAGAATACAATAGaagaacagttttgaacaaatgaaTATCTTGAAATATCTTGAAAAATTAAGGAGAAACAAGAGAGCTAGCTATATATGTATTTCTTTCATTTTCACTTTGCTggtgaatgcagctagctagtatATCTTACACTGAAACAGAGGAATGCTATGTTaattagctagctatagctatccaacactggaactcttccaagtcaaggtaagctttaaGTTTTAGTAATTTAATGCCACCAGGACCCGCCGGTGCAAATGCTgaactgcatgattgtagcagatTTACTAATGTGTTgggatgtaggctgtgtgtagcagttatgatatgaaggtgCTGCTTGGAAAGTTTTTCTTCCGCCTGGTCACTAACAGCTGATGTGtttgcactgaagtccacaagtgaaaaAGTGACGAGGAGAGTACGTAGATGCGATACAAAGCACAAAACTATCATGCTGTtcgtatgtggctgctatgaaagtgctATGTGCTATGAATATATTCATTCCggcaattctgttgaaaaacattttaaACGGAAGCGAACGGAATGGGGATAAATATACCTGAAGTTGTCCAAAAGAAAGTCTTGTTTGCTAAATTTGAGTattatgtagtagcctaaacctatcgttGTTACATTGGGCTGGGTGAATAAATTacgaatgacagtcatccaatatgctgtaatagaaataaggccatgctcataaaacaaataatcgtcctccctcatcttaaatgtcACAGACCGCCAAGGAGTTACGAGCATGTCAATAAGCATTCAACAACATCCATGTCATTCATATGTCATTAAAAGATGCAATATGTTACTTTTTGggtgacccgaccaaattcacatagaaatgtgagttacagatctgtcattctcattggaaGCAAGTCTatgaagcggtagatctgttccaTGGGtgttatttctatgcttcctgtttttaagtattttactttcggttttgtacaccagcttcaaacagctgaaaatacaatatttttggttatggaaaagatatttcacagcagtttagatggtacaatgattctctacactatacttgcctgacatgtcacaaactgaaattaggcaaacaaATAGAATTTCAGCAACCAGGCAATGGTGGAGCGATTTcagcatagtgcatctttaaagcATAACAACTATATTTAAGCAAAGTATCTGTTAATTTTGCTTAATATTTGCTTAATATTTAAACAAAGTTAATTTAAAACATGGATCTAGATTGAGCATGTAGAAATAGCATTGTGAGTGGTAATGTACTGTATCGTCCTGCCTTTAAGGTAGTGTCCAGACTATGGACAAACCTCCATTGTGGACGAGTTACTCTATGTCCAAGACTATTGCCTCTCTGTTACTGGCCAACAGGGTACACAGGCTGGACAACTGAAGGTGGCAACATcaaggagggaaagaaggaagaAAGGATAAAATAATGAATAAAATGACAAAGAagtgatgaagggagggagagaggaaaggaagataCTTCGGGGCCATACTGTAAGGTGAGATGTCCTAGCTCCAAGTGTGGGTAACTGCATATGGAATGTGACAAAGTGGACATTGCGTGAAAAAAAGCGGGCAGATTGGTTGCCACTCAAGACTTTTGCGTGACTGCTTCCTTGTAGCATTTTAGCAAAGCCGGTTAGGTATGTCAGGAAAAGTAACGTGGCACGTTATGAGAATGAGGTTTAGGTTAGgcttagctaaaatgctacaagGAAGCAGCAAGCAAGCGGTTACTTTTTCGATACACTTTGTGTTGATCCTCCCACTTGTTTTGCAAAGCCCACTTTCAGACACACTCCACAAGCGCAGTTAACCATGACTCCCTACCTGTGCAGGTCCCCTCTGTGTCCTGGTACCCAGGAGCACAGCTCTGGCACTTATCAGGCCCTGCCTCAGTACAGCCTGAACACACCTTGTCACAGCCTACCAGAGAGGAGAACACAGAGTTCAAATGTTAATACTTGTTTAAAGTTTATTACAAAAAGCTTAGTCAGTATACATATTTATATTTTCAGTCCCTAATACAATAGCTGTATGCATCCAACAATATAGTAAATATGGTCCTCTCACTAAGTAGTAAACCAGTTTTACAGTACCTTTACAGGAGAACGAGCCATCTGTGTTCAGACAGTACTGATCCTCTTTGCAGAGAGGAGGGTCGTTCAAGCACTCGTTCACATCTAGTGTCACACAATGAGAAGCAACAGGAAAAGTGAATTTGATCTTGATGTCAAATTCATGACAGGGAAAGTACTTATGCCACAGAAAAGTATAAAAATGTCTCTCTCACCAAGACAGGCCCCCTTGTCATCCTCCCCCCAGCCAGTCTTGCACTTCTCACAGTCCTCATTGGTTAGACCAGTGCAGGTCTTGCAGGAGGAGTGGCACTCTGTAGTGTATGGGATTGAGTGGGAAAGGTGGTCTGAGATGCATGCCCTGCTCCAAATACACCCCTAGCCTGTCCCCTAGGCACATTGCTTAGATCTGAAAGGAATGGATTTGTGTAGACCATTGTTAAAAAATAACATACAAACATAATAAACCAAATACCTGTGCATAGTGAAAACGTGTCGTTCCTAATTTCATTGAAGTATCCGTCGATGCAATCCAGACAGAACTCCCCCTTGTAACCATGGTCACAGTTGCACCTGCCATTACCCCCTCGTGTTCCATCACCGTCACACACACCGTTGCCATGGCAAGGCCTCTCGGAACCCCCCACGCAGGCTGTCAGAAGGAAACAGGTGATTCTCATTCACCCATGGCTGGTTGGTATTAGTCAAATGTGGTGTTGGAGGAGTACGTATTTACCATTGCAATCAGGGCCAAATGTTCCCTTCAAACAGCACACATTGATGGTATCAATGCAGAACCACTTATACAGATCAGGATGCTTATTTTGCCTGGATTGGAAGAGTGAAATGTCAAATCACAATACACCATTGACTTGTAGCCTGGAAGTTCAGATATTCTACAAGGACAAATATAGTGATAAGGGGTCATGAAATCTGATGTCAATGGCCTATGCTCCAGGAGAAGTAAAAGGCCTAAGTAAGTAAGGGGTTTTGCGCTCATGGGACATGTGCTGCCCTCGTGTTCTAGCTGATCACTCAGGTCAAGTACTCACCTCTTGAACCACCAGGTCTCAAAGTGGTCCTCATGctcctctaccatgtggttaCAGTCAAAGCTGCTGCTCTCACACAGATTCTCCAGAATCTCAACTAGGCGGATCTcactgaggagagggggaggagggaaagggaagaggagacagagaaatcaGCTTCTATTGTGCCACTGGGTCAACAGAAAATACGTGGTCTTGGTCAGCATGACAAATAGGTTTAGCAATCACTGATCAGAGCAAACAGATGTGTGATAAGCACAGCAACAGTCCAGCATTAGAAGGAATCATTTGTGTGATGAGTGGTGTATAGGAATCTTACCTCGTCTCATATTTGGAAAGTGCCCTCTCCTCCCAAGCGGTGTTTCCTCCACCAAAGTTCTGCTTTTTTGTTTGGTCCAATCCCTGTTGGTACAAGTAGTGTGAAGATGAAGACTAGCTAACCAGACACATATTATGGCAGTCATTTGATCAATGGTGAAAATGTACTACAGCACTGTGTCTGGTAACGTGGGTGTAAAGAGCACACATATGTTAGCTAGTTATTTGGTCTGACTCTAACGTTAATTGACTAACGTTAGTTGACTCACTAGTATACTGGTGTTATGATGTTCAGTCATATTGCATAGCCTACATCAAGGTCAGAACAGGAGGGCTTAGTTACATTAACGCATTTCAAGCACAATACTCCATCATTGGTTGCCCACTGGTAAATAAAAGCACATCAATTGATTGTGGTTTGAATCAGACCAATTGATAGTACTGCCAAGCTAGCCAAGGCAAATTATGCACAGAATAACATTGCAAACTTACCTTAATGAAGTTATCAGCTATCTGTTTGCAGGTATGACATGAGCTTTTTAAGTCTTTTGCATGGGTGCATTGTGATAGTAAAATAAAAGCTAGGTTAAAAAATAGCCACAATAATTGACGGAACGATAGCATTCTGGCTAACTACAGTAACGTTAGATGGATAGCAGTTGAATGACTCGAAGTTTCACATCATAGCTAACGTTATACCTTAGCCACTTGCCAGCAAACTTCCTATCCCTAAAAACATGCAGCACAGAGTCCAGCCACATATAAAACAATTCATTGGAAGTTAGCTAGCGTTATCTATGCAAAGCATTCGAAAGtattatgtacatgcaggtagaaaAAATAGCTACTTTTTTCCGGGCAGGCTCTTGGTACGAGTGTGGCTTGTCGTGATTTGCCATTTTGCCCGTCAATCACTGTAAGTACCAATGATATTCTGCCACGCGCGGGACACCGGTCTTCACTCTTCCCACGTGGAAAAATAAATTAATATTTCCATATTCTTGCGCATGCGTCAACTTCCTATTTGCGTTCACGTCATGGCAGAGAAGAGGGCTGCGTCTGGGAAGTCACTGTTGTTTGTACTCATTTCGGTGGCTCTATTACATTTGTTTATTTGCCCTTTTACAAAAGTTGAAGAGAGTTTCAACTTACAAGCAGTGCATGATATTCTTTATCACAGACTTGATTTTGAAAAGGTAAGACAGACCTACGCATACAACAGCCAACTAACGTTAACGGTAGCTAGCTAAAAGTTGGCTAACATTAATCTCTCTTTACACATGCATGGTGCAAATGCTTGTTGACAGTGTTACACTATCTCTTGATAAAGCGTTCTACAACATTACCTGCCCGTAAGTCATTTTGTGCCCACCTAAACAATGACAAATAGTTTAGGCTCCCgggtggtctaagacactgcagtacctggttcgaatccaggctgcatcacatccggcagtGGTTGGTAGTCTCATAGGGCAGCGCGCAATTGGCacggcgtcgtccgggtttggccggggtaggccatcattgtaaataagaacttgtaattaactgacttgcctagttaaaaaaaaaatgtaaataccaGAACTCCATTGCTTATCTTCCCACTGTCTCACCAGTATGACCACCATGAATTCCCTGGTGTGGTGCCACGGACATGCCTTGGTGCTGTGTTCATATCAACGGTATGCTCCCCATTGTTCTACCTGCTGTCACTACTGGAGGCTTCTAAATTCTACACACAACTGCTGGGTAAGTCCTGCTACTATTATATGATATCCATAACAGCAGTGCAATAGAGAAGACCTAGGTTCAATAGATTTTTGGGACGACTCAATTGTTTCCATAGTGCCAGACAAACTACATCAAGTACAGCTGGACAGGTCTGGCACAAATCAGTCCACTTACTCAAATGTATTGATGTGTACCTTTTTTGCTATCCAGTGCGAGGTTGCCTGGGAGTGTGTGTGACATTAGCTCTATGGAGCATGCAGAGGGAGGTTCGGAGGCAGTTCGGGTCGACAGTTGCGGGACTGTTCTGTCTCACCTGCGCCTCACAGTTCCATCTCATGTTCTACAGCACGAGACCCCTCCCCAACGTATTTGCACTGCCAATAGGTAAGAGACACTGATATATATTAAAGACATGACTATAGTATACACATTTATTGGATGAAAATATTGATGAAAATACTGAACTCTTAATTTGTATTATAGatgttgaccgattaatcggaatggccgatttaattagggccgatcaAGTTTTCGTAACAATCGGAAACCAataatttctttttttttttacacctttatttaactaggcaagtcagttaagaacacattcttattttcaatgacggcctaggaacggggggttaactgccttgttcatgggccaaatgacagatttttaccttgtcagctcgggggattcaatcttgcaaccttacagttaactagtccaatgctataaccacctgattacattgcactccacaagagactgcctgttacacgaatgcagtaagccaaggta
Coding sequences:
- the LOC135514699 gene encoding cysteine-rich with EGF-like domain protein 2 isoform X1, which codes for MLSFRQLLWLFFNLAFILLSQCTHAKDLKSSCHTCKQIADNFIKGLDQTKKQNFGGGNTAWEERALSKYETSEIRLVEILENLCESSSFDCNHMVEEHEDHFETWWFKRQNKHPDLYKWFCIDTINVCCLKGTFGPDCNACVGGSERPCHGNGVCDGDGTRGGNGRCNCDHGYKGEFCLDCIDGYFNEIRNDTFSLCTECHSSCKTCTGLTNEDCEKCKTGWGEDDKGACLDVNECLNDPPLCKEDQYCLNTDGSFSCKGCDKVCSGCTEAGPDKCQSCAPGYQDTEGTCTDVNECEQPDTVCTAANQECVNNKGSYICICASGYEEKEGVCVTMPEPGAVVSDDSWFSWLTLYLTSVHDQAKENEEVADTVKRPEEHVDL
- the LOC135514699 gene encoding cysteine-rich with EGF-like domain protein 2 isoform X2; translation: MLSFRQLLWLFFNLAFILLSQCTHAKDLKSSCHTCKQIADNFIKGLDQTKKQNFGGGNTAWEERALSKYETSEIRLVEILENLCESSSFDCNHMVEEHEDHFETWWFKRQNKHPDLYKWFCIDTINVCCLKGTFGPDCNACVGGSERPCHGNGVCDGDGTRGGNGRCNCDHGYKGEFCLDCIDGYFNEIRNDTFSLCTECHSSCKTCTGLTNEDCEKCKTGWGEDDKGACLDVNECLNDPPLCKEDQYCLNTDGSFSCKGCDKVCSGCTEAGPDKCQSCAPGYQDTEGTCTDVNECEQPDTVCTAANQECVNNKGSYICICASGYEEKEGVCVTMPEPEENEEVADTVKRPEEHVDL